The following are encoded together in the Lactuca sativa cultivar Salinas chromosome 1, Lsat_Salinas_v11, whole genome shotgun sequence genome:
- the LOC111900091 gene encoding uncharacterized protein LOC111900091, with product MAMQILLPTPPPPPPLLLPPEHRSSLYAGDLHPDITDNELYHLFSMIGPVYSVRICRDRFSRKSLGYAYINFYLHSHAAVALSRLNHFELRGQPIRLMWCQRDPLTRKTGVANLFVKNLDPFVTDAKLEKIFGKFGRIHSSKIAKDDNGNSKGFGFVQFDSEESANDALTALDGTTFEGKIISVAKFLKKSERKEPEFTNVYVKNLESDFTESLLREKFSEYGNVTSAVIMSDADGKSRGFGFVNFESHDSAKKAIEALNGVIIGSKELFVGKAMKKSEREGFLKLAHKKDTKKNTSNLYVKNLAASVDEKTLEETFGAFGNVVLAKVVRYKNGISKGFGFVCFSNQEEATKARDSLNGKFYHGKYLNVGIALSKEECAQKLQARFGSQYIPSYHMPSFVRTPVVYDPSYWQSNAYGRMQVFPNYKPKEGVYSSYDKDQKIQNPLINYEAYFPKGSSANKANHDQGPKRSKMLWEMKNGELQVSGKKKAFGKVQVNGHGHGLEGKLSY from the exons ATGGCAATGCAGATTCTTCTTCCAaccccaccgccaccacctccgcTGCTTCTACCACCTGAACACCGGTCTTCACTCTACGCCGGAGACCTTCACCCAGACATCACTGATAACGAACTCTATCACCTTTTCTCCATGATCGGCCCAGTGTATTCTGTTCGCATCTGCAGAGATCGTTTCTCCCGTAAATCCCTTGGCTACGCTTACATCAATTTCTACCTCCATTCTCACG CGGCTGTGGCGTTATCTCGATTGAACCACTTTGAGTTGAGAGGACAACCCATAAGGCTAATGTGGTGTCAACGAGATCCGCTTACGAGAAAAACAGGAGTAGCGAATTTGTTCGTGAAGAATCTTGATCCGTTCGTCACAGATGCTAAATTGGAGAAGATTTTCGGAAAATTTGGGAGGATTCATTCTAGTAAGATCGCCAAGGACGACAACGGTAACAGTAAGGGTTTCGGTTTTGTTCAATTTGATTCAGAGGAATCCGCTAATGATGCTCTTACTGCCCTAGACGGAACCACATTTGAAGGAAAGATCAT ATCTGTCGCCAAGTTTCTCAAGAAAAGCGAGAGGAAGGAGCCCGAATTTACAAACGTGTATGTGAAAAACCTTGAATCGGATTTCACGGAAAGTCTTCTGAGAGAAAAGTTTTCTGAATACGGAAATGTCACAAGTGCTGTAATCATGAGCGATGCCGATGGGAAATCAAGAGGTTTTGGATTCGTCAACTTTGAGTCACACGATAGTGCAAAAAAGGCCATTGAGGCTCTAAACGGTGTCATAATCG GATCAAAGGAATTGTTCGTTGGAAAGGCCATGAAGAAATCCGAAAGAGAAGGGTTCCTGAAACTGGCTCATAAAAAAGACACAAAGAAGAACACGTCGAATCTTTATGTGAAAAATCTTGCTGCATCTGTAGATGAAAAAACTCTTGAAGAAACTTTTGGCGCTTTTGGGAACGTGGTTTTAGCCAAAGTGGTTCGCTATAAAAACGGAATCAGCAAAGGATTTGGTTTCGTGTGTTTCTCAAATCAAGAAGAAGCAACCAAAGCTCGTGATTCACTTAATG gaaAATTTTACCATGGAAAATACTTGAATGTTGGAATTGCTCTGAGTAAAGAAGAATGTGCTCAAAAATTACAGGCTCGTTTTGGATCTCAATACATCCCATCATATCACATGCCATCGTTTGTTCGAACACCAGTTGTCTATGATCCATCATACTGGCAATCAAATGCGTATGGACGTATGCAAGTTTTTCCAAATTATAAACCTAAAGAAGGTGTTTACTCGAGCTATGATAAGGATCAAAAGATTCAAAACCCGTTAATCAACTATGAAGCTTACTTCCCAAAAGGGTCATCAGCCAACAAGGCTAATCATGATCAG GGTCCGAAGAGGTCTAAAATGTTGTGGGAGATGAAAAATGGTGAATTGCAGGTGTCAGGGAAGAAGAAGGCGTTTGGGAAGGTGCAAGTTAATGGGCATGGGCATGGTTTAGAGGGGAAATTGAGCTACTGA